The Cryptococcus gattii WM276 chromosome D, complete sequence region TAAAAAATGGACACCTCTAGACCAGCATAATAATATTGCAACGTCTTTGACCTGGACCTTAAATAACCGGAAGATTAGCCGTGTTGAGCGGCATTACAAAATTCGACAGAAAGAGGAAGCAGCCTGGAAAAGCTGGGGATgtgaggagaagggaatTCAAGCGAGGGCATGGGTCTCAACACTTTCAGCAGAAACCTTGTTGTCCTTCTCGTCATTGTTGCCATCACCAACCTCGATGTCAGATACAGAGTCCCTGAGACCCATCCTGCGAGAAATATTAACTACTGATCCCACCATAATACGGGAACTACCCACTTGGAGGTGTCAAACCCGTTCGCCTCAAGGTATTCCCTGAACGCAATGTCTTCTTCATGCATAGCATCAGGTTGGATGTTGGGAATGAAGATCAAAGTAATCAAAGCTGAGACAAGTGCCAAAGCAGAACCAAGGTAGAAAACGCCAGTGTCTTCAGCGTATTTTCCATGCTTGCCAAAACTCGCTTGGATCTGAGGGAAAGTGTAAGTACCGATGAAAGCGCCGACCTTGCCCTGTAGAGTAACTCAGTATCACCGCTATCATCTATAAAAGAGAACAGAGTGGCACTTACGACAGCAGCAGCGATGCCATACAATTGTCCTCGAGCGGCTGTAGGTCCAATAGCCTTGCTCGCAAGGAGACCAAGATTGTCTCAAGAATAATGTCAGCATTTACATCCTCATGCTATTTAGCATTCAACTTACTACCGGGGCCAACTTCCTGTTATATGGGAGAGCCATACTCAGTATTGTTTCCTTCTATCTGATTTCTTTATCTGCTCATGACTTACACCAAAAGACAGGAAAAACCCGTAGAGGATAGCAAAACCGGCAATGCGATGAGGTTGGGTGAGCCTATGTGGACGCATCAGACACATCATCAGGTAACCTATCATCAAGGACAGTGCTACTTACAAGTTGTAGCAACCAGAAAGAACAAAGCCGAAAATGGCCTGCATGCACAGGCCAAAAATCATGCAGTACTTGGGACCGAGATAGTCAACGATGAAAGCACCAAAGAGGGTACCCGGCTGGAGCCTTATCAGCATGCTTGAATTATAGCATGGCATGGGAAGCACAAACAAGGTAGAAGAAGTTGATCAGACAACCCCAACCAATAGAAGTATAAAGAGTACCGTTCGGGTCAGCAGCATCAGTTATGGGTGTGGCATAGAGACCGAAGGCTGTACTATCATCAGTAGCTAGCAACTGTGGTATTAGATGTCCGCACTTACGGTAAGTGATCCAGTCATAAAGGAACCACGTGATCGACACTGCAGCGAGCTTGACCCAGTAACGTTTGATGATGAGCCAGTATCTAAAGAGAATTAGTATCTTTTTAAAGAGTTGTTATTATACGACAATAAGTGACTCACGGAATCCTCGTGTATTTCATAGAGTACTTTGCATAAGACTCGGGCTCCTTCATTTTTAGTCGGAAGTAAAACAAGAAAAGAGGAGGTACGCAACCCAAACCCAAAGTCATTCGCCAGACAGCGTTGAGATGGTTCATCCCAAAGATCCACAGCAGAACGAGACAGACAAAGTAGGAGATGACGAACGCCGCGTCGATCATGCTATTGGTGGCTGTATTCACATATTTTGTTTGATCAGTCTGTCCCATGGCCGTTTCCAGAGGTATAAGTCTCACCAAGAACGAAGAGTCGTTGCTGCCTGGCCTTAGGGATACCAGGGTCTTCAGAATTTTCAGCCGCTGCGACCGAGCCAGTCGGGTATTCACCACCTAATAGTATCCATTCATCAAAAACTCTTCGATATTCATGGAATAATGCGTTGACATACCGATACCAATGCCGACTAAAAATCGATAGGCACTGCACACCAAAAGAATGTGGAATTAGTACGATCGCAAGCAAAGGGAGATTGACTTACATGAGGGCATTGATAGTTCCCTGGGCACCACCAACGCCCTTGGAAGCCGCCTGCAAAGCTGAGAACACGAACACAATACCAGTACAAAGAAGCATACCAAACTAGTCACGTGTATTTAGCTCTATGTTGAGGTTCACGGGGCGTAATAGCCGCGAGGTGCTTCCTTTGCTCACCTTTCGCCCGACCTTGTCACTGATCCAACCAAAACTCAGTTGACCAACAATAATACCGGCAAAGGCAATGGCAGGAAGCAGTCGTGAGTTCACAGGTCTGCTCTCAAATAAGTCAGGATAGATATAAGATTTGATGATCGTAGTAGCCGGGCCAATGGAAGCATTGGCGTAACTATTTGAATATGTAAGTATAGGGTTGTGGTTTCCCGATAAAGGACAACATACCCGTcagagaaaagagaggcACCCTAACGGATGTAATCCAACATCAGTAACAATGCGACCCCTCGGCGTGCAAACAGATCCTGATACTTACAGCGGCAAAGATGCTGGAAATGAAACAACTATAGTCAGCTGACATCGATCACATAACTGTTGTCTTTTTTTTCGACTTACGCTCCCTTCTTGCTCAGCCCCAGTTTCTTCTCGATGAAATTGCTGTCA contains the following coding sequences:
- a CDS encoding Phospholipid transporter, putative (Similar to TIGR gene model, INSD accession AAW42935.1), whose amino-acid sequence is MRLPWIKKNVDLEPKTGDEPHDSNFIEKKLGLSKKGAIFAAGASLFSDGYANASIGPATTIIKSYIYPDLFESRPVNSRLLPAIAFAGIIVGQLSFGWISDKVGRKFGMLLCTGIVFVFSALQAASKGVGGAQGTINALIAYRFLVGIGIGGEYPTGSVAAAENSEDPGIPKARQQRLFVLATNSMIDAAFVISYFVCLVLLWIFGMNHLNAVWRMTLGLGCVPPLFLFYFRLKMKEPESYAKYSMKYTRIPYWLIIKRYWVKLAAVSITWFLYDWITYPFGLYATPITDAADPNGTLYTSIGWGCLINFFYLPGTLFGAFIVDYLGPKYCMIFGLCMQAIFGFVLSGCYNLLTQPHRIAGFAILYGFFLSFGEVGPGNNLGLLASKAIGPTAARGQLYGIAAAVGKVGAFIGTYTFPQIQASFGKHGKYAEDTGVFYLGSALALVSALITLIFIPNIQPDAMHEEDIAFREYLEANGFDTSKMGLRDSVSDIEVGDGNNDEKDNKVSAESVETHALA